ATGGGATACATTTTGCCCCAAGTTTACTGGAACAAGTGAAGAAAAATAAAGGCTGGCTACAAAGTCTTAATGAAGATGGGCAAGTTGAAAGTGCCTATAATACACCTAAAGATGTACCTAATCATTATGGTCCTGGAGAAGTAGTTGCCTATTGGATGGGTGCTCAGCCGTTTCCTTATCAACTGGCCCTTTGGATTCAAGAAAAGAATGGTAAGCAGTTCACACTGGTATATGGTGCACCTAATGTATTAGATCCTCTACTAAAGAAAGTGAAAGAAGCTTCATTCACAGATGTAAATGGGGAGTCGTTACTTCCAGAGGATCTTGAAAAAGAGATTAAATCGGCACAGGCTTTTGTTCAACTTATAGATTCGTCAGGTAAGGAAATGCTCTCGTATAACAGACCAAATATGATCCCCACCGAGTATTCCGTCCCAGAGCTAGCACTTCGCACAATGTACAGTGATCGATATGGCTACCATGTGCTATCTTCTTTTGATAAGGAGTCAGGTCGTACCTGGATCATTGGAGAACCTAATATCAAAGGAACAGATCCAGGAAAAACTGTTTGGGTACCTGAAGAGGTTAAAGTAGTAATCATAGGCTCATCTGTCATGCTTATCGCTTTATTGATCGCGTTCGTGTTGCTCTCCTTATGGCAAGCGCATCGTTTTGGTGCACCTATGCTACATATGCTCGTATGGCTCGATTCCATCGGAAATGCCATTTATACAGAACCTACGGATCGTAAAGGACATCGCCGCAGTCGAACACCCGCCGGGAAATGGAGACGAAGATTCCGTGTTTTTGCTGATGTGATGGTCTCGATTGAGAAATTATCGGCAACCTTGAAGAGAGATCAAGTGATGCGGGAGGAGACGGAGA
This Paenibacillus sp. FSL R5-0345 DNA region includes the following protein-coding sequences:
- a CDS encoding sensor histidine kinase; its protein translation is MNIKRRLTLKFVLQLAITGVVVLSISAVTLTWILLRFLDISLTRDFANVGLEQLVESSKIDEDGIHFAPSLLEQVKKNKGWLQSLNEDGQVESAYNTPKDVPNHYGPGEVVAYWMGAQPFPYQLALWIQEKNGKQFTLVYGAPNVLDPLLKKVKEASFTDVNGESLLPEDLEKEIKSAQAFVQLIDSSGKEMLSYNRPNMIPTEYSVPELALRTMYSDRYGYHVLSSFDKESGRTWIIGEPNIKGTDPGKTVWVPEEVKVVIIGSSVMLIALLIAFVLLSLWQAHRFGAPMLHMLVWLDSIGNAIYTEPTDRKGHRRSRTPAGKWRRRFRVFADVMVSIEKLSATLKRDQVMREETESLREEWIAGVTHDLKTPLSSITGYAHLLAEPSYDWSNEEVRKFTTTMLDKSAHMDMLISDLAMTYRLKSGIKPPELMEVELNTWLKQALDQAAANPAYGKQRIVFHPAHTEVRAQLYTPWLDRVVNNLTANALLHNPPDTKLTVSLILKGKNSGFIIQFADDGDGMDEETMIRLFERYYRGTDTATTSNGSGLGMAISKGLIECMGGQIVVESQAGKGTIIKLIWS